A region of the Methylobacterium nodulans ORS 2060 genome:
GATTCTCGATCCCGGCTGGCCGGAGCCCGACGCGTTCGGGTCCTACGACGCGCATCGCCGCACGACCCTGCGTTTCCACGACATCATCGACCCGATCCCCGGCCAGATTCTGCCGGAGCCGGAGGATGTGGCGGCGATCCTGACCTTCGGGCGCGATCTCTCGGGCGAGCGGCGGGACAAGATCCATCTGCTGATTCACTGCCATGCCGGCATCTCGCGCTCGACCGCCGCGATGACGATGCTGCTCGCCCAGGCGCATCCCGACCTCGACGAGGCGGTGGTGGTCGCCCGGGTGCACGACCTGCGCGAGAAGGCTTGGCCCAACGCCCGCATGATCGCCTTCGCGGACGAGGCGCTCGGCCGCAAGGGCCGCCTCTCCGAGGCCGTGCGCCGGCTGCATGCCCTGCAGCTGCGGGTGCGCCCGCATCTCGACGGGCTGATGCGCGAGCTCGGGCGCGGGCGGGAAGTGGACGCGGCGCTGGCGGGCTGAGTCAGCCCGCCAGAACGTAGCGCTCGATCGCCTGCGCGAACCCGTCGGCATCGTTCGCCGCGGTCACCATTGTCGCGGCCCGCTTCACCCCGTCCGCCGCGTTGCCCATCGCGATGCCGAGCCCGCTTTCGGCGAACATCGCCACGTCGTTCGCCATGTCGCCGAGCGTCGCGACCTCCTCGCGGGCGATGCCAAGTTCCCGCCGGATCCGCCCCACGAAGCGGCCCTTGTCGGCGCCGGGCGGGGTCACGTCGAGGTAGTAGGGCTGCGAGCGGTGGACCGCGGCCCGGTCCCCGAGTTCCGCCGCCAGGGCCGCCTCGCAGGCGGCGAGCCCGGCTTCGTCCCGGCTCACGCCGACAAGCTTGGCGGCCCGGCCGAGGAAGGGCGCGAGGTCCGGCACCACCCGCGGCCCGGCCTGAATCGTGCGGCGCTCCAGGTCCGTGTAGGGCGCCTCCGGGTCGCGCAGGAGCCACGCCCCGTCGGCGAAGACCCAGAGGTCGATGCCCCGCTCCGCGAAGCGCGCGGCGGCAATCCGGGCCGCCGCTTCCGGCACCTGCGCCTCGGCGAGCACCGCGAGGTCCGGCGTCGCCACGGTCGAGCCGTTGAAGGCGCCCATCGGCAGGGTGAGCCCGAGCGCCGCGACGAGGGGGCGCAGCCCGATCGGCGGGCGGCTCGATGCCACCGTGAAGGCGATGCCCCGCTCCCGCAGCCGCCCGACCGCTGCGATCGTGGCCGGCGTCAGCCTCTTGTCCGGCGTCACCAGCGTGCCGTCGACGTCCGAGACCACGAGGCGGACGGGCATGTCAGATCTCCCGGTGGGCCGAGACCGGCTCGGCGGGGGCGTCGGCGCGCGGCGGCACGATCTGCGGCGCCAGCACCCGGTCGCGCAGGCGCTGGGGGCCGAGCGTGAGGGCGAAGTAGTCGTACTCGCCCGGCAGATCGTTCGACATCAGGAACTGGAAATGCATCCGGAACG
Encoded here:
- a CDS encoding Cof-type HAD-IIB family hydrolase, coding for MPVRLVVSDVDGTLVTPDKRLTPATIAAVGRLRERGIAFTVASSRPPIGLRPLVAALGLTLPMGAFNGSTVATPDLAVLAEAQVPEAAARIAAARFAERGIDLWVFADGAWLLRDPEAPYTDLERRTIQAGPRVVPDLAPFLGRAAKLVGVSRDEAGLAACEAALAAELGDRAAVHRSQPYYLDVTPPGADKGRFVGRIRRELGIAREEVATLGDMANDVAMFAESGLGIAMGNAADGVKRAATMVTAANDADGFAQAIERYVLAG
- a CDS encoding tyrosine phosphatase family protein translates to MKPEPISLHTVCGLEELGHHSTRGVTHVLSILDPGWPEPDAFGSYDAHRRTTLRFHDIIDPIPGQILPEPEDVAAILTFGRDLSGERRDKIHLLIHCHAGISRSTAAMTMLLAQAHPDLDEAVVVARVHDLREKAWPNARMIAFADEALGRKGRLSEAVRRLHALQLRVRPHLDGLMRELGRGREVDAALAG